A window from Pseudomonadota bacterium encodes these proteins:
- a CDS encoding helicase C-terminal domain-containing protein: MPEIKTSLPPSHPQQYFSLPVIEFIRRQINSGNGNEVLFHGHWEDRQRLVVKASVLSRGNRQMTAALMNVVKAGDLVIHNHPSGKLTPSAADIMLASELGSQGVGSLIINNQVTEVYAVVEPLGTAKPELVDPDQVRNFFLPGGCLAERMPSYEYRLAQEKMAMAVNGAFNQGGIVVIEAGTGVGKSLGYLIPAALWSLANEKRVVISTNTINLQEQLLQKDLPLLTDHLDIPVKAALVKGRGNYLCRRKIDELGADSTLLPGLEKQERDFLGEIVAWSEITSDGSLADLPIMPPHDVWELCNSEADICLGAKCSHYENCFFYRARRRAATAQLLIVNHHLLFADLGLPAGFGLLPKYEAVILDESHHLEDVATGYMGENASRLGLTRVLGRLAHRKRTNSGVLARIYQRLQKIVHKNQYESLENLLAGLDADILPAVGFIAGEMGDFFSRWQAAFLGLEAETTRDKPGTYKRRITESDRGSEYWKSEIIPLARELREFFAPLFSALSNLDKGIEEGIRDGLLPVESFDFLLAELRGIGNRLRQYVGVFSRFFLAEERDPGIIYWVEISRGRRLNLKVIMAPLDVGAVLVEKFYTRLETVVMTSATLAVGRDFAYFLERSGLSRLPAASPVEILLLDSPFDYRKNCRLLVPRDLPMPDQKDYRDQLGIFLAELIKAVGGRTMVLFTSYAMMNQVTTRCRELLAGQGFLLFQQGEGQRHKLLHDFKNNPAAVLLATASFWEGVDVKGRALETLVIVRLPFKVPTEPVVQARSEFISANGGDPFRDYALPQAAIRLKQGVGRLIRSQNDRGLVVIADDRIVTKNYGQKLRESLPMQALEYQPREKIVELARDFFQHG; encoded by the coding sequence ATGCCTGAAATTAAAACCAGCCTGCCGCCATCCCATCCGCAACAGTATTTTTCCCTGCCGGTGATCGAATTTATTCGCCGGCAGATCAACTCCGGCAACGGCAACGAAGTGCTTTTTCATGGCCATTGGGAAGACCGGCAGCGGCTGGTGGTTAAAGCATCGGTCTTAAGCCGTGGCAACCGGCAGATGACGGCGGCGTTGATGAACGTGGTCAAGGCCGGTGACCTGGTGATTCATAATCATCCATCCGGGAAGCTGACTCCATCCGCAGCGGATATTATGCTGGCTTCTGAACTGGGATCACAGGGGGTCGGCAGTCTGATTATCAACAACCAGGTTACCGAAGTTTACGCGGTGGTTGAACCCCTGGGAACCGCAAAGCCGGAACTGGTCGATCCTGATCAAGTGAGGAATTTTTTTCTGCCCGGCGGCTGTCTGGCGGAGCGGATGCCGTCTTATGAATATCGCCTGGCCCAGGAGAAGATGGCTATGGCGGTGAACGGGGCTTTCAATCAAGGCGGGATAGTGGTGATTGAAGCGGGGACCGGGGTGGGAAAAAGTCTTGGCTACCTGATTCCAGCTGCGCTCTGGAGCCTGGCCAATGAAAAACGGGTGGTGATTTCCACTAATACCATCAATCTCCAGGAACAGCTGCTGCAGAAAGACCTGCCACTGCTTACCGATCATCTGGATATCCCGGTGAAGGCGGCGCTGGTCAAGGGGCGGGGAAATTATCTCTGCCGGCGTAAAATTGACGAGTTGGGAGCTGATTCAACCTTGCTTCCGGGTTTGGAGAAGCAGGAGCGTGATTTCCTTGGTGAGATCGTTGCCTGGTCTGAAATCACCAGTGACGGCAGCCTGGCCGATCTGCCGATTATGCCGCCACATGATGTCTGGGAGTTGTGCAACAGCGAGGCGGATATCTGTCTCGGGGCCAAATGCTCCCATTATGAAAACTGTTTTTTTTACCGGGCCCGACGCCGGGCGGCTACCGCCCAGCTGTTGATTGTCAATCACCATCTTTTATTTGCCGATCTTGGCCTGCCGGCGGGTTTTGGCCTGCTGCCCAAGTATGAGGCGGTAATTCTTGATGAATCCCATCACCTGGAGGATGTGGCCACTGGCTATATGGGTGAAAATGCCTCCCGTCTTGGTCTGACCCGGGTGCTGGGGCGCTTGGCCCATCGTAAACGGACCAACTCCGGCGTCCTGGCCCGGATCTATCAGCGACTGCAGAAAATTGTTCATAAGAATCAGTATGAATCTCTGGAAAATCTGCTGGCCGGTCTGGACGCGGATATCCTGCCGGCGGTGGGTTTTATTGCCGGGGAAATGGGAGATTTTTTCAGTCGCTGGCAGGCGGCCTTTCTGGGCCTGGAAGCGGAAACAACGCGGGACAAACCGGGTACGTATAAAAGACGGATAACGGAAAGTGACCGTGGCTCAGAGTATTGGAAAAGTGAGATTATCCCCCTGGCCCGGGAGCTGAGAGAATTTTTCGCGCCCTTGTTCAGCGCTTTGTCAAACCTGGATAAAGGAATAGAGGAAGGCATTCGGGATGGCCTGCTGCCGGTGGAAAGTTTTGATTTTCTGCTGGCGGAATTGCGGGGGATCGGCAATCGACTGCGGCAGTATGTGGGGGTGTTCAGCCGTTTTTTCCTGGCCGAGGAAAGGGATCCCGGTATCATTTACTGGGTTGAAATCAGTCGTGGACGACGGTTGAATCTCAAGGTGATCATGGCGCCTCTGGATGTGGGGGCGGTGCTGGTTGAAAAGTTTTATACCCGCCTGGAAACGGTGGTTATGACCTCGGCCACCCTGGCGGTTGGTCGTGATTTTGCTTATTTTCTGGAAAGATCAGGCCTTTCGAGATTGCCGGCGGCCAGCCCGGTTGAAATCCTGCTGCTTGACAGCCCCTTTGATTATCGGAAAAACTGCCGGCTGTTGGTTCCCCGGGATTTGCCGATGCCCGACCAGAAAGATTATCGGGATCAACTGGGCATCTTTCTGGCAGAACTGATTAAAGCGGTTGGCGGCCGCACCATGGTTCTCTTTACTTCCTATGCGATGATGAACCAGGTAACTACGCGCTGCCGTGAGCTCCTGGCCGGCCAGGGATTTCTGCTTTTTCAGCAGGGTGAAGGCCAGCGCCATAAACTGCTCCATGATTTTAAGAATAATCCGGCGGCGGTGTTGCTGGCTACGGCCAGTTTCTGGGAAGGGGTGGACGTCAAGGGCCGGGCGCTGGAAACCCTGGTGATTGTCCGTCTGCCGTTCAAGGTGCCTACTGAACCGGTGGTTCAGGCTCGCTCTGAATTTATTTCTGCCAATGGTGGCGATCCTTTTCGGGATTATGCCCTGCCCCAGGCAGCTATTCGCTTAAAACAGGGAGTTGGCCGTCTGATCCGCAGCCAGAACGACCGGGGGCTGGTGGTGATTGCCGATGACCGGATTGTTACCAAAAATTATGGTCAGAAGCTCAGGGAATCACTGCCCATGCAGGCTTTGGAATATCAGCCACGAGAGAAAATTGTCGAGCTGGCCCGGGATTTTTTTCAGCATGGCTGA
- a CDS encoding HAD family hydrolase, with product MMVKAAPRVIIFDCDGVLFASEAANLAFYNHIFKFFGRPVVAADDSKRLKVLHTYSSHQVFEHFFGRGQRYEEVLTYARTVDYRQFIPLMEPQPGLHAILGRLKEGYRLGIATNRTDSMALISLHFQLQPYFQHLVTAGDVPRPKPHPDMLHRALELFQVEPQAALYIGDSDLDYQASRAAGIPFIGFGYQPADAPAVESLDVLEDLLD from the coding sequence ATGATGGTTAAAGCTGCGCCCCGGGTGATTATTTTTGATTGTGACGGAGTATTGTTTGCCAGTGAAGCCGCCAATTTGGCTTTTTACAACCACATCTTCAAGTTTTTCGGCAGGCCGGTGGTTGCCGCCGATGATTCAAAACGGCTGAAAGTTCTGCACACCTATTCAAGCCACCAGGTTTTTGAACATTTTTTCGGTCGGGGGCAGCGTTATGAAGAGGTGCTGACCTATGCCAGGACCGTCGATTACCGGCAATTCATTCCCCTGATGGAACCACAGCCGGGGCTGCATGCGATCCTTGGCCGTCTAAAAGAAGGTTATCGTCTAGGGATTGCCACCAATCGTACCGATTCCATGGCTTTGATCAGTCTGCATTTTCAGCTGCAGCCATACTTTCAGCACCTGGTAACCGCCGGTGATGTGCCACGTCCCAAACCTCATCCTGATATGCTGCACCGGGCCCTGGAGTTGTTTCAGGTTGAGCCGCAGGCCGCGTTATATATCGGTGATTCTGATCTGGATTATCAGGCCAGCCGGGCTGCCGGGATTCCCTTTATCGGTTTTGGCTATCAGCCGGCTGACGCGCCGGCAGTCGAATCGTTGGATGTACTTGAAGATTTGCTGGATTAG
- a CDS encoding acylphosphatase, whose amino-acid sequence MMRKRLTIRVSGKVQGVWFRARTREEAEKLSLAGSVWNNSDGSVGIVAEGEEERLQELLAWCRRGPTMARVMDLSYDWQEFQGEFDGFNIAYA is encoded by the coding sequence ATGATGCGAAAACGATTAACAATCAGAGTGTCTGGTAAGGTTCAGGGGGTCTGGTTCCGGGCCCGGACCCGGGAAGAGGCCGAAAAGCTGTCACTTGCTGGTTCAGTGTGGAATAATTCTGATGGCAGTGTCGGGATTGTTGCCGAAGGTGAAGAAGAACGGCTGCAAGAATTACTTGCCTGGTGCCGCCGCGGTCCGACCATGGCCCGGGTGATGGACCTGTCGTATGACTGGCAGGAGTTTCAGGGCGAGTTTGACGGTTTCAATATTGCCTATGCCTGA